One window of Acidobacteriaceae bacterium genomic DNA carries:
- a CDS encoding HlyD family secretion protein, whose protein sequence is MADQNEHGQQGQTAEIQGTVQIKQQGGQQEKPEPKKEEEAPEKKGRRRIIIIVVVAILAVIAIFFYWRSTFTEDTDDAQVDGNLYQVSARVAGQVVQVDVEEQQTVHKGDPIAEVDPRDFEVAVEQAQANLANAKADYEQAQVNVPITSVNTHTQVLTSTSDVASNEAAVSQAEAQAQAAEQRIQQAKANALKAQIDVDRYTPLVKNDVISKQQFDQAVATSTADEAALNEAERSATASQDQIRQARARLAQALSEQRQSQQTAPKQVAVQLAREQAALAEVQQAQARLDQAKLNLGYTKIVAPIDGIVSRKTVAVGANLSVGQSLLTIVPLQDLWVTANFKETQLAKMRVGQAVDLSVDALGGKKFGGHVAQIGGATGSVLSLFPPENATGNYVKVVQRIPVRINFDNLAQEDPNHELRIGMSIEPKVHVK, encoded by the coding sequence GTGGCCGATCAGAATGAGCACGGACAGCAGGGCCAAACTGCGGAAATACAGGGCACTGTCCAGATAAAGCAGCAGGGCGGACAGCAGGAAAAGCCCGAGCCGAAGAAGGAAGAGGAGGCTCCGGAGAAGAAGGGCCGCCGGCGGATCATCATTATTGTTGTCGTCGCGATCCTTGCGGTTATCGCAATCTTCTTCTATTGGCGCTCGACGTTCACCGAGGACACGGACGACGCGCAGGTGGATGGGAACTTGTACCAGGTGAGCGCGCGTGTGGCTGGACAGGTGGTCCAGGTGGATGTCGAAGAGCAGCAGACGGTGCACAAGGGCGATCCGATTGCCGAGGTAGATCCGAGAGACTTTGAGGTCGCGGTCGAACAGGCGCAGGCCAACCTGGCCAACGCGAAGGCGGATTATGAGCAGGCGCAGGTGAATGTGCCGATCACGAGCGTGAACACGCATACGCAGGTGCTGACCTCGACGTCCGATGTGGCATCGAACGAGGCGGCTGTGTCGCAGGCCGAGGCGCAGGCACAGGCGGCGGAACAGCGCATTCAGCAGGCGAAGGCCAATGCGCTGAAGGCGCAGATCGACGTGGACCGTTACACGCCGCTGGTGAAGAACGACGTTATCTCGAAGCAGCAGTTTGATCAGGCTGTGGCGACCTCGACGGCCGATGAGGCAGCACTGAACGAGGCGGAGCGGAGCGCGACCGCGTCGCAGGACCAGATTCGGCAGGCGCGCGCACGGCTGGCGCAGGCGCTAAGTGAGCAGCGACAGAGCCAGCAGACAGCACCGAAGCAGGTGGCCGTGCAGCTGGCGCGCGAACAGGCGGCGTTGGCCGAGGTGCAGCAGGCGCAGGCGCGACTGGACCAGGCGAAGCTGAACCTTGGGTACACGAAGATTGTGGCGCCGATTGACGGCATCGTGAGCCGCAAGACGGTCGCTGTCGGGGCGAATTTGAGCGTTGGGCAGTCACTGCTGACGATTGTGCCGCTCCAGGACCTGTGGGTGACGGCGAACTTCAAGGAGACGCAGCTTGCCAAGATGCGCGTCGGACAGGCTGTCGACCTCTCGGTGGATGCGCTGGGCGGAAAGAAGTTCGGTGGTCATGTGGCGCAGATCGGCGGAGCGACGGGCTCGGTGCTGAGCCTGTTCCCACCGGAGAACGCGACCGGCAACTATGTGAAGGTGGTGCAAAGAATTCCGGTGAGAATTAACTTCGACAATCTGGCGCAGGAGGATCCAAATCACGAACTGCGCATTGGTATGTCGATAGAGCCAAAGGTTCACGTGAAATAA
- a CDS encoding TolC family protein, with protein MFEKRRRASLSATAWLVMLAFAAAGMANAQSQPSPTGIPLNQTNPQQTDLQQVQQVQQQLQQPGPPVAPQNGADQSFHGSLVSGKATADVLPLGLDDAIQRGLKNNLGLILQSSSEKNASGERLEQLQHLLPTATGAASIEVEQVNLAAYGLKFPGINPIVGPFQVVDFRAYLTQNLVNLQAFENYMASKHNFESAKLTAQDARDLVVLTVGNAYLVALADESRIAAVQAEMATSKVQLDQATQAHEAGTSPRLDVLRSQVDYQNEQQQLIATQNQFAKDKLSLARAIGLPLDQKFDLSDKEPFAALDAPDPEQAFQQALKQRKDLAAADEKLKAAEAGKKAAFDEQLPVASFSGDFGDLGTTPAHSHGTYSATGQVSAPILQIAKTHGDEQVADAQYDQAKAKLSDQVQQVNQDVRDAILDIQSAEKLVDAAHSNVQLASEALNEAQQRFKAGVSDDLPVSQALSQLEQANDQYIGALYQHNVAKLSLARALGVASTNYKDYLGGK; from the coding sequence ATGTTTGAAAAGAGGAGACGCGCGTCGCTGAGCGCGACCGCGTGGCTGGTAATGCTTGCGTTTGCGGCTGCCGGCATGGCGAACGCGCAGTCGCAGCCGAGCCCGACCGGGATACCGCTGAACCAGACGAACCCGCAGCAGACGGACCTGCAGCAGGTGCAACAGGTTCAGCAGCAGTTGCAGCAGCCTGGGCCTCCGGTGGCACCGCAGAACGGGGCGGATCAGAGCTTTCATGGCAGCCTGGTGAGCGGGAAGGCGACGGCAGATGTGCTTCCGCTGGGGCTCGATGATGCGATTCAGCGTGGGCTGAAGAACAATCTAGGGCTGATTCTGCAGAGCTCGAGCGAGAAGAATGCGAGCGGCGAGCGGCTGGAGCAATTGCAGCATCTCCTGCCGACGGCGACGGGAGCGGCGTCGATCGAGGTCGAGCAGGTGAACCTGGCGGCGTATGGGTTGAAGTTTCCGGGGATCAATCCGATCGTTGGGCCGTTCCAGGTGGTGGATTTCCGCGCGTATCTGACGCAGAACCTGGTGAACCTGCAGGCGTTCGAGAACTATATGGCCTCGAAGCACAACTTCGAGTCGGCGAAGTTGACGGCGCAGGACGCGCGGGACCTGGTGGTGCTGACGGTGGGCAATGCGTATCTGGTGGCCCTTGCTGATGAGTCACGGATCGCGGCGGTGCAGGCGGAGATGGCGACGTCGAAGGTGCAGCTGGATCAGGCGACGCAGGCGCATGAGGCAGGAACGAGTCCGCGGCTGGATGTGCTGCGGTCGCAGGTGGACTACCAGAATGAGCAGCAGCAGTTGATTGCGACGCAGAATCAGTTTGCGAAGGACAAGCTGTCGCTGGCGCGGGCGATTGGATTGCCGCTGGACCAGAAGTTTGACTTGAGCGACAAAGAGCCGTTTGCGGCGCTGGACGCACCGGATCCAGAGCAGGCGTTTCAGCAGGCGCTGAAGCAGCGAAAGGACCTCGCGGCGGCGGACGAGAAGTTGAAGGCTGCCGAGGCGGGCAAGAAGGCGGCGTTTGATGAACAACTGCCGGTGGCAAGCTTTTCAGGTGATTTTGGAGACCTGGGAACGACGCCGGCGCATTCGCATGGGACGTATTCAGCGACCGGGCAGGTGAGCGCGCCGATCCTGCAGATTGCGAAGACGCACGGCGACGAGCAGGTGGCCGACGCGCAATATGACCAGGCCAAGGCGAAGCTTTCGGACCAGGTGCAGCAGGTGAATCAGGATGTGCGGGACGCGATTCTGGACATTCAGAGCGCGGAGAAGCTGGTGGACGCGGCGCACAGCAACGTGCAACTGGCCAGCGAGGCGCTGAACGAGGCGCAGCAGCGGTTCAAGGCAGGCGTGAGTGACGACCTGCCGGTGTCGCAGGCGCTGTCGCAGCTGGAGCAGGCAAACGATCAGTACATCGGCGCACTGTATCAGCACAATGTGGCGAAGCTCTCGCTGGCGCGCGCGCTGGGTGTGGCATCGACGAATTACAAGGATTATCTCGGAGGGAAGTAG
- the xylB gene encoding xylulokinase, with translation MFLGIDVGTGGTRAVLIDRAGKVLASHSADHAPIASAHIGWAEQDPEDWWRAAQQAILGALKAAAAAGHGTKVEAVGLTGQMHGCVMLDADGRVLRPALIWCDQRTQPEADWLNQTIGYERIIQLVANPALPNFTLTKLLWVRKHQPEIFAKIRHVLCPKDYVRFRMTGVFAMDMQEASGTLLLDVAHRRWSQEVAEAAGIPMSWLPQLFEGPEICAHISATGATATGLEPNTPVAAGAGDQGAGAVGMGILAPGSVSATIGTSGVVFAATAQPTLDPKGRLHTFCHAAPGIWHVMGVTNGAGLSFRYLRDTFAPRNPDGSIASYDELTRLAAEVPPGSDGLLWAPYLFGERTPHLDPNARAAFAGITASTTFGHYVRAVLEGVAFSLQDTFTLFHELNIPVEKIRLGGGGARGPLWRQIQADVYNHPVEILEAEEGGAFGAALLAGTGVNAWPSVAAACDATIRPAATIAPKSAEAMAHAYARFRKLYPALKSIEG, from the coding sequence ATGTTTCTCGGCATCGACGTCGGCACCGGCGGCACCCGCGCCGTCCTCATTGACCGCGCAGGCAAGGTCCTCGCCTCCCATTCCGCCGACCACGCCCCCATCGCCTCCGCCCACATCGGCTGGGCCGAGCAGGACCCTGAAGACTGGTGGCGCGCCGCACAGCAAGCCATCCTCGGCGCCCTCAAAGCCGCCGCCGCTGCCGGCCACGGCACCAAAGTCGAGGCTGTCGGCCTCACCGGCCAGATGCACGGCTGCGTCATGCTCGACGCCGACGGCCGCGTCCTCCGCCCCGCCCTCATCTGGTGCGATCAGCGCACCCAGCCCGAGGCCGACTGGCTCAACCAAACCATCGGCTACGAACGCATCATCCAGCTCGTCGCCAACCCAGCGCTTCCGAACTTCACCCTCACCAAGCTGCTCTGGGTCCGCAAGCACCAGCCCGAGATCTTCGCCAAAATCCGCCACGTCCTCTGCCCGAAGGACTACGTCCGCTTCCGCATGACCGGCGTCTTCGCCATGGACATGCAGGAGGCATCCGGCACCCTGCTCCTCGACGTCGCCCACCGCCGCTGGTCCCAGGAGGTCGCCGAAGCCGCCGGCATTCCAATGTCCTGGCTCCCGCAGCTCTTTGAAGGCCCCGAGATCTGCGCGCACATCTCAGCCACGGGCGCCACTGCCACAGGCCTTGAGCCCAACACGCCCGTCGCCGCCGGCGCAGGCGACCAGGGCGCGGGCGCAGTCGGCATGGGCATCCTCGCACCCGGCTCCGTCTCCGCAACCATCGGCACCTCGGGCGTCGTCTTCGCCGCAACCGCCCAGCCCACGCTCGACCCCAAAGGCCGCCTCCACACCTTCTGCCACGCCGCGCCCGGCATCTGGCACGTCATGGGCGTCACCAACGGCGCCGGCCTGTCGTTCCGCTACCTCCGCGACACCTTCGCCCCCCGCAACCCCGACGGCTCCATCGCCTCCTACGACGAGCTCACCCGCCTCGCCGCCGAGGTCCCGCCCGGCTCCGACGGCCTCCTCTGGGCGCCCTACCTGTTCGGCGAGCGCACCCCGCACCTCGACCCTAACGCCCGCGCCGCCTTCGCCGGCATCACCGCCTCCACCACCTTCGGCCACTACGTTCGCGCCGTCCTCGAGGGCGTCGCCTTCTCCCTGCAGGACACCTTCACGCTCTTCCATGAGCTCAACATCCCCGTCGAAAAGATCCGCCTCGGCGGTGGCGGCGCACGCGGCCCGCTCTGGCGTCAGATCCAGGCCGACGTCTACAACCACCCCGTCGAAATCCTCGAAGCCGAAGAAGGCGGTGCCTTTGGCGCCGCACTCCTCGCCGGAACCGGCGTCAACGCCTGGCCCTCCGTCGCCGCCGCCTGCGACGCCACCATCCGCCCCGCCGCCACCATCGCCCCCAAAAGTGCCGAAGCCATGGCCCACGCCTACGCCCGCTTCCGCAAACTCTACCCTGCCCTCAAATCCATTGAGGGCTGA
- a CDS encoding BrnA antitoxin family protein, with translation MPKISKPTADSENPEWSAEKFARAKRFDELPAGVQSALKSRGRGPQKAPTKKLVSVRLSPDVLAAVRATGHGWQSRIDEALRTQFVKERPAPVKRARRKVA, from the coding sequence ATGCCGAAAATTTCTAAGCCTACGGCGGATTCGGAAAACCCGGAGTGGAGCGCAGAGAAGTTTGCGCGAGCGAAGCGGTTTGACGAGCTTCCAGCTGGGGTTCAGAGCGCACTAAAGAGCCGGGGTCGCGGGCCGCAGAAGGCTCCGACGAAGAAGCTTGTCTCGGTACGGCTCTCGCCCGATGTGCTTGCAGCTGTGCGTGCGACAGGACACGGATGGCAGAGCCGCATCGACGAGGCCCTGCGAACGCAGTTTGTGAAGGAACGCCCGGCACCGGTGAAGCGAGCGAGACGTAAGGTGGCGTGA
- a CDS encoding BrnT family toxin, protein MDVGFDRAKDAINRRKHGVSLQAAERFDLDTALFVLDDSQDYGEQRYNAIGWIEGTLHVLTFTIRQQQVRAISLRRATRQEQKQYAENF, encoded by the coding sequence ATGGATGTCGGGTTCGATCGGGCCAAGGATGCGATCAACAGACGCAAACACGGTGTCAGCCTCCAGGCAGCAGAGCGGTTTGACCTGGATACTGCGCTCTTCGTCCTGGATGATTCGCAGGATTACGGAGAACAACGTTACAACGCAATCGGATGGATTGAGGGCACGTTGCATGTGCTCACATTCACGATCCGGCAACAGCAGGTTCGCGCGATCAGCCTTCGCAGGGCGACTAGGCAGGAGCAAAAACAATATGCCGAAAATTTCTAA
- a CDS encoding VWA domain-containing protein — protein sequence MPTRSPAAILGLALLYPLALRSSGHSTQQAADNTPALTLHAESRIVLADVTVTDRHGNPVHGLSAADFQVFDNNQPQRIASFDEHNAEHILTTSETYTTPPPQPNTATNIYQHLPPVLNVVLLDTTNLELPDQMYLHIQLTKFIKSLPAGQPIAIFARHGDYMTLLQPFTSNHSLLQSAIDRAIPRIVAVGREYRSDTDTLRQIGLHLRQVPGRKNVLWFTGGSTAYLLEGLSALTAATPMGPPANSAAGAAMQAATAPSMPVASPSIGEGTDNLREVYDELEAARVAIYPIDARGLTTEGDVALGPQQSEMMQTAEATGGEAIINRNSLALAASHILSADSSSYTLTWSPQNFHYDNKWHNIRIAVRNRDYHLSYRRGYFADKPQTILANHKLATLIAGDSRQPVTAPDVRSTPLLFQATVHPASDTKAPTATDATYIPLRPAAPPAKGTSAFRIDYSLSTAGLSTATTDGHATVFFAAIALDSDGNRIGQTLDRVRFPLAPGTPTRKLQVEQQINLPKGGDFLALTVWDPISGHLGTLQIPVTAKSK from the coding sequence ATGCCCACACGCTCGCCTGCTGCGATCCTCGGCCTCGCTCTCCTCTATCCACTGGCCCTGCGCTCCAGTGGCCACTCGACGCAGCAGGCCGCCGACAACACCCCTGCCCTCACCCTCCACGCCGAATCCCGCATCGTCCTCGCCGACGTCACCGTCACCGACCGCCACGGCAACCCCGTCCACGGCCTCTCCGCCGCCGACTTCCAGGTCTTCGACAACAACCAGCCTCAGCGCATCGCCTCCTTCGACGAACACAACGCCGAACACATCCTCACCACCTCCGAAACCTACACAACACCACCGCCACAGCCCAACACCGCGACCAACATCTACCAACATCTCCCGCCCGTCCTCAACGTCGTCCTGCTCGACACCACCAACCTCGAGCTGCCCGACCAGATGTACCTCCACATCCAGCTCACAAAATTCATCAAGTCCCTTCCCGCTGGCCAGCCCATCGCCATCTTCGCCCGCCACGGCGATTACATGACGCTCCTCCAGCCCTTCACCTCTAACCACTCGCTCCTGCAATCCGCCATTGACCGCGCCATCCCGCGCATCGTCGCCGTCGGCCGCGAGTATCGCTCCGACACCGACACCCTCCGCCAGATCGGCCTCCATCTCCGCCAAGTGCCCGGCCGCAAAAATGTCCTCTGGTTCACCGGCGGATCCACGGCATATCTACTCGAAGGCCTCTCGGCACTAACCGCCGCCACACCCATGGGTCCTCCGGCAAACTCCGCCGCAGGCGCTGCCATGCAGGCCGCCACGGCACCCTCCATGCCCGTCGCCAGCCCGTCCATCGGCGAAGGCACTGACAATCTCCGCGAGGTCTACGACGAGCTCGAAGCCGCCCGCGTCGCCATCTATCCCATCGACGCCCGCGGCCTCACCACCGAAGGCGACGTCGCCCTCGGCCCGCAGCAATCCGAGATGATGCAGACCGCCGAAGCCACCGGCGGCGAAGCCATCATCAACCGCAACAGCCTCGCCCTCGCCGCCTCCCACATCCTCTCCGCCGACTCCAGCTCCTACACACTCACCTGGTCACCGCAGAACTTCCACTACGACAACAAGTGGCACAACATCCGCATCGCCGTCCGCAATCGCGACTACCACCTCAGTTACCGTCGCGGCTACTTCGCCGACAAACCCCAGACCATCCTCGCCAACCACAAACTCGCCACGCTCATCGCCGGCGACTCCAGACAGCCCGTCACCGCTCCCGACGTTCGCAGCACTCCGCTCCTCTTCCAGGCCACCGTCCACCCCGCCTCTGACACAAAAGCCCCCACCGCGACCGACGCCACCTACATCCCGCTCCGCCCCGCCGCGCCCCCCGCCAAAGGCACATCCGCCTTCCGCATCGACTACTCACTCTCTACCGCCGGCCTCTCGACCGCCACCACAGACGGCCATGCCACCGTCTTCTTCGCCGCCATCGCCCTCGACAGCGACGGCAACCGCATCGGCCAGACGCTCGACCGCGTCCGCTTCCCACTCGCCCCCGGCACCCCCACCCGCAAGCTCCAGGTCGAGCAGCAAATCAATCTCCCCAAAGGCGGCGACTTCCTCGCCCTCACCGTCTGGGACCCCATCAGCGGCCATCTCGGCACACTCCAGATCCCCGTCACCGCAAAATCGAAGTAG
- a CDS encoding NADPH-dependent F420 reductase, with the protein MKIAVLGFGNVGAQLGKLWAKKGHDVTAGLREGSKDRQKASDAGVAVATPAEAVKGAEVVVIALPWQAVESAIRGLALEGKVVIDAVNPVGPDLSVLVPDAGSAALALAQWAKGARVVKAFNTIGAALMGDATFDMMYCGDDAEAKKIVEVLIADTGMKPVDVGPLSNARYLENVAGLWIDLAVKGRIKGAFGFNLVRK; encoded by the coding sequence ATGAAGATTGCTGTGTTGGGATTTGGAAACGTGGGCGCGCAGTTAGGCAAACTGTGGGCGAAGAAGGGGCATGACGTGACGGCGGGTCTGCGCGAAGGAAGCAAGGACCGGCAGAAGGCGAGCGATGCGGGTGTCGCGGTGGCGACGCCGGCGGAGGCGGTGAAGGGCGCGGAGGTGGTGGTGATTGCGCTGCCGTGGCAGGCGGTGGAGTCGGCGATTAGGGGATTGGCGCTGGAGGGGAAGGTTGTGATTGATGCGGTGAATCCGGTGGGGCCGGATTTGAGTGTGCTCGTACCGGATGCCGGGAGTGCGGCGCTCGCGCTGGCGCAGTGGGCGAAGGGAGCGCGCGTGGTGAAGGCGTTCAATACGATTGGCGCGGCGCTGATGGGCGATGCGACGTTCGACATGATGTACTGCGGCGATGATGCGGAAGCGAAGAAGATCGTGGAGGTGTTAATTGCCGACACGGGCATGAAGCCGGTGGATGTGGGGCCGCTGAGCAATGCGCGCTACCTGGAGAATGTGGCGGGATTGTGGATTGATCTGGCGGTGAAGGGGAGGATCAAGGGGGCGTTTGGATTCAATCTGGTGAGGAAGTAA
- a CDS encoding class I SAM-dependent methyltransferase, whose product MSTAPAPSIEQIKANMRSAWMAGDFGVVAKTITAGAEKFIQSLDIPPGARVLDVACGTGNTAIPLARRGCIVTGVDIATNLLEQARARAAAEHLAITFDEGDAEALPYGDATFDAVTSMFGAMFAPRPELVASECARVLKPEGLLAMGNWGPGAFVARMFKIGSTHVPPPPGVKPPILWGDDATVRERLSPYFTNIETKAMPVDFDMPTNAAGCVDFFRTYFGPTKVAFSKLDESGQKALFADLKKLWSSENVAPDPDDHTLIRHEYIRVTARRK is encoded by the coding sequence ATGAGCACAGCTCCCGCTCCCAGCATCGAGCAGATCAAAGCCAATATGCGTTCCGCCTGGATGGCCGGCGACTTCGGCGTCGTCGCCAAAACCATCACTGCCGGCGCGGAAAAGTTCATCCAAAGCCTCGACATACCTCCCGGGGCGCGCGTCCTCGACGTCGCCTGCGGCACCGGCAACACCGCCATCCCACTCGCCCGCCGCGGCTGCATCGTCACCGGCGTCGACATCGCCACCAATCTTCTCGAGCAGGCCCGCGCCCGCGCCGCCGCCGAACATCTCGCCATCACCTTCGACGAAGGCGACGCCGAAGCCCTCCCCTACGGCGACGCCACCTTCGACGCCGTTACCTCCATGTTCGGCGCGATGTTCGCCCCGCGCCCCGAGCTCGTCGCTTCTGAGTGCGCCCGCGTCCTCAAACCCGAAGGCCTCCTCGCCATGGGCAACTGGGGTCCCGGCGCCTTCGTCGCCCGCATGTTCAAGATCGGCAGCACGCACGTCCCGCCCCCGCCCGGCGTCAAACCGCCCATCCTCTGGGGCGACGACGCCACCGTCCGCGAACGCCTCTCACCGTACTTCACCAACATCGAAACCAAGGCCATGCCCGTCGACTTCGATATGCCCACCAATGCCGCCGGCTGCGTGGACTTCTTCCGCACCTACTTCGGCCCCACCAAGGTAGCCTTCAGCAAACTCGACGAGTCAGGTCAGAAAGCCCTCTTCGCCGATCTCAAAAAACTCTGGTCCTCAGAGAACGTCGCACCCGATCCCGACGATCACACCCTCATCAGGCACGAATACATCCGCGTCACCGCACGCCGAAAATAA
- a CDS encoding TIGR03435 family protein has product MRRLLVWVGVLAALWGVGAKAQNAPETWQGTLHAGQQDIRLQLQITKENGALKGKLYPVDQPGPGGLATTTLSLDGGVLKFTITGMDVDFEGKMGPEGKSAVGTWKQAGQTAPLTLEHVSAGDAWELPKRTAALSLMDPKLEPGYEVATIKPSPPDEQGRGFTLQGRHLVARNFTVEGLITLAYNLNSKQVTGGPEWLNTDRFDLDVLPDHEGLPSLGQARGIVRKLLADRFALKFHEDTKELSVYVLSVAKGGPKFTKSASDPTSPPGLGGPPGRMMVRNASMAEFAQVMQGTLDRPVVDQTGLKDRYDFQFRWTPDESQYGGRIPPPNSGDNAADAPPPLFTAIQEQIGLKLDAMKAPAKVMVIESVQKPSAN; this is encoded by the coding sequence GTGAGAAGGCTGCTGGTGTGGGTTGGGGTGTTGGCTGCGCTGTGGGGTGTGGGAGCGAAGGCACAGAACGCGCCGGAGACCTGGCAGGGGACGCTGCACGCGGGGCAGCAGGACATTCGGCTCCAGCTGCAGATCACAAAGGAGAACGGAGCGCTGAAGGGGAAGCTCTATCCCGTCGACCAGCCCGGACCGGGGGGACTGGCCACGACGACGTTGTCGCTGGATGGCGGCGTGCTGAAGTTCACGATCACCGGCATGGATGTGGACTTTGAGGGCAAGATGGGCCCTGAGGGAAAGAGTGCGGTGGGGACGTGGAAGCAGGCCGGGCAGACCGCTCCGCTGACGCTGGAACATGTGAGCGCCGGTGACGCGTGGGAGCTTCCGAAGCGGACTGCGGCACTGAGTTTGATGGACCCGAAGCTAGAGCCGGGTTATGAGGTGGCAACGATCAAGCCGAGCCCGCCGGACGAACAGGGCCGGGGGTTCACGCTGCAGGGGCGGCATCTGGTGGCGAGAAACTTCACTGTCGAAGGTCTGATTACGCTGGCGTATAACCTGAACTCGAAACAGGTGACTGGTGGACCGGAGTGGCTGAACACGGACCGCTTCGACCTGGATGTGCTGCCGGATCATGAGGGCTTGCCGAGCCTCGGGCAGGCAAGGGGAATCGTGCGGAAGCTGCTGGCGGACCGGTTTGCGCTGAAGTTTCATGAGGACACGAAAGAGCTTTCGGTGTACGTGCTGTCGGTGGCGAAGGGCGGGCCGAAGTTTACGAAGAGCGCAAGCGATCCGACCAGTCCTCCAGGGCTGGGCGGACCTCCGGGAAGGATGATGGTGCGCAATGCGTCCATGGCAGAGTTTGCGCAGGTGATGCAAGGGACGCTGGACCGGCCGGTAGTGGACCAGACGGGACTGAAGGACCGGTACGACTTTCAATTCAGGTGGACGCCGGACGAGTCGCAGTATGGCGGAAGGATTCCGCCGCCGAACAGCGGAGATAACGCCGCGGACGCGCCGCCACCGTTGTTTACGGCGATTCAGGAGCAGATCGGGCTGAAGCTGGATGCGATGAAGGCGCCGGCGAAGGTGATGGTGATCGAGAGCGTGCAGAAGCCGTCGGCGAACTAA
- a CDS encoding serine hydrolase domain-containing protein encodes MRSAFAAVWVAVLCAGTMRAQEKSAPSVDRAARMEQVVSAYTKDNGFIGSVLVVDGDTVLLNKGYGDAVEEWNIANAPDVKFRLGSLTKQFTASLVLLLEQDGKLRIEDPVNKYLPDVPAAWEKITLANLLGHTSGIPNFTNEKDFGEWAANRHTHAEELARIEAKPLEFEPGSKFEYSNSNFEVLGMVIEKVSGEPYDKLLRERLLDPLGMSDTGLDTDDLVLPKRAEGYRRAGGGKLVVARSESMSIPWAAGSMYSTTGDLLKWERGLFGGKVLSADSLKRMTTPGKGDYGLGVFVQTKNGVRTVVHGGGIEGFNTELAYVPERRLAVIVLSNENGGAIDRVSDELMSVALGKPVVLPDEHKPVPIAMEALKKFEGVYDVAPSFAITIAMGPNGLLASGAGQQDLPLMYQGVVDGHARFYARQPDAELEFVPDANGTITSLVLHQNGDHTAKKR; translated from the coding sequence ATGAGGAGTGCCTTTGCGGCAGTCTGGGTAGCGGTATTGTGTGCGGGAACGATGCGCGCGCAGGAGAAGAGTGCGCCGAGTGTCGATCGAGCGGCGCGGATGGAGCAGGTGGTAAGCGCGTATACGAAGGACAACGGCTTCATTGGTTCGGTGCTGGTGGTGGATGGGGATACGGTGTTGCTGAACAAGGGCTATGGCGATGCGGTGGAGGAGTGGAATATTGCGAATGCGCCGGATGTGAAGTTTCGGCTGGGGTCGCTGACGAAGCAGTTCACGGCGTCGCTGGTGCTGCTGCTCGAACAGGATGGCAAGCTGCGGATTGAAGATCCGGTGAACAAGTACCTGCCGGATGTGCCGGCTGCGTGGGAGAAGATCACGCTGGCGAATTTGTTAGGGCATACGTCGGGGATTCCGAATTTCACGAATGAGAAAGATTTTGGCGAGTGGGCGGCGAACCGGCATACGCATGCGGAGGAGCTGGCGAGAATCGAGGCGAAGCCGCTGGAGTTTGAGCCGGGCAGCAAGTTTGAGTACAGCAACTCGAACTTTGAGGTGCTGGGGATGGTGATTGAGAAGGTGAGCGGAGAGCCGTACGACAAGCTGTTGCGCGAGCGGCTGCTGGATCCGCTGGGGATGAGCGATACCGGGCTGGATACGGATGATCTGGTGCTGCCGAAGCGGGCGGAAGGATACAGGCGCGCGGGCGGCGGCAAGCTCGTGGTGGCGCGGTCGGAGTCGATGTCGATTCCGTGGGCTGCGGGGTCGATGTATTCGACGACGGGCGATCTGTTGAAGTGGGAGCGTGGGCTCTTTGGCGGCAAGGTGCTGAGTGCGGATTCGCTGAAGAGAATGACGACGCCGGGTAAAGGTGATTACGGGCTTGGCGTGTTTGTGCAGACGAAGAACGGTGTGCGCACGGTGGTGCACGGCGGGGGAATCGAGGGATTCAACACTGAACTGGCGTATGTGCCGGAGCGTCGGCTGGCGGTGATTGTGCTGAGCAATGAGAACGGCGGCGCGATCGATCGAGTGAGTGATGAGTTGATGTCGGTGGCGCTGGGCAAACCGGTGGTGTTGCCGGATGAGCACAAGCCGGTGCCAATCGCGATGGAGGCGTTGAAGAAGTTTGAAGGCGTGTACGACGTCGCGCCGAGCTTCGCGATCACGATTGCGATGGGGCCGAATGGATTACTGGCGTCGGGTGCCGGACAGCAGGATCTTCCGTTGATGTACCAGGGAGTAGTGGATGGGCACGCGCGGTTCTATGCGCGCCAGCCCGATGCCGAACTGGAGTTTGTGCCGGATGCGAATGGGACGATCACTTCACTGGTGCTGCATCAGAACGGCGATCATACTGCGAAGAAAAGATGA